In Anas acuta chromosome 5, bAnaAcu1.1, whole genome shotgun sequence, a single window of DNA contains:
- the RPL27A gene encoding large ribosomal subunit protein uL15 isoform X2 has product MPSRLRKTRKLRGHVSHGHGRIGKHRKHPGGRGNAGGMHHHRINFDKYHPGYFGKVGMRHYHLKKNQKFCPTVNLDKLWTLVTEQTRLNYAKNQAGLAPVIDVVRSGYYKVLGKGKLPKQPVIVKAKFFSRRAEEKIKEVGGACVLVA; this is encoded by the exons ATG CCTTCCCGGCTGAGGAAGACGAGGAAGCTGCGGGGACACGTCAGCCACGGGCACGGCCGCATCG GCAAACACAGGAAACATCCTGGAGGCCGTGGTAATGCTGGTGGTATGCACCATCACAGGATTAACTTTGATAAATA tcACCCTGGCTACTTTGGAAAAGTAGGCATGAGACACTATCACTTGAAGAAAAACCAAAAGTTCTGTCCTACAGTCAATTTGGATAAACTGTGGACCCTTGTTACTGAACAGACAAGGCTCAATTATGCAAAAAACCAGGCTGGACTGGCCCCAGTCATCGATGTTGTGCGCTCA GGATACTACAAAGTCCTGGGCAAGGGCAAGCTGCCCAAGCAGCCTGTAATTGTGAAAGCAAAGTTCTTCAGTAGAAGAGCGGAGGAGAAGATCAAAGAAGTTGGAGGTGCCTGTGTGCTTGTGGCATAA
- the RPL27A gene encoding large ribosomal subunit protein uL15 isoform X1, with translation MPSRLRKTRKLRGHVSHGHGRIGKHRKHPGGRGNAGGMHHHRINFDKYHPGYFGKVGMRHYHLKKNQKFCPTVNLDKLWTLVTEQTRLNYAKNQAGLAPVIDVVRSGYYKVLGKGKLPKQPVIVKAKFFSRRAEEKIKEVGGACVLVA, from the exons CCTTCCCGGCTGAGGAAGACGAGGAAGCTGCGGGGACACGTCAGCCACGGGCACGGCCGCATCG GCAAACACAGGAAACATCCTGGAGGCCGTGGTAATGCTGGTGGTATGCACCATCACAGGATTAACTTTGATAAATA tcACCCTGGCTACTTTGGAAAAGTAGGCATGAGACACTATCACTTGAAGAAAAACCAAAAGTTCTGTCCTACAGTCAATTTGGATAAACTGTGGACCCTTGTTACTGAACAGACAAGGCTCAATTATGCAAAAAACCAGGCTGGACTGGCCCCAGTCATCGATGTTGTGCGCTCA GGATACTACAAAGTCCTGGGCAAGGGCAAGCTGCCCAAGCAGCCTGTAATTGTGAAAGCAAAGTTCTTCAGTAGAAGAGCGGAGGAGAAGATCAAAGAAGTTGGAGGTGCCTGTGTGCTTGTGGCATAA